The proteins below are encoded in one region of Oncorhynchus gorbuscha isolate QuinsamMale2020 ecotype Even-year linkage group LG01, OgorEven_v1.0, whole genome shotgun sequence:
- the LOC124047254 gene encoding microtubule-associated protein 2-like isoform X3, whose product MADGRQREDTPPQWDPSGAQDPSPPPAHGANGYPPSYRACQPGTAHGAAPPSYTARENGFNGDHAVTAEQVSARIVQEVTAEAVAVLKGEQETRLPSVEDTVNLPPSPPPSPAAEHCFGPLDQDVGDEEEEACPLHHFQNSRERCKFLAPSISVSMPEDDPYHSDEEYYDHPLFSPEWDRSVSSRPSVPAAAFRQIQETVEALTDTFEEEEEEEEVLEEEMEGAAAEIAAALEELWSGDEPELDSPPAEPLEQAVAIGEAHTVPPIQAEAASAAPEGPNGRVEEEEVAEAEGEEESPEEALKMDTDKPDSERSGSLSPDFTEQESPAFLSRDHTAAPLIPKTDMASPSPSLSPLPSNSQSQAKELSKMSILDEPKTVSEKQPSVEVLESTNLTSDSGSGFTTARDQGQGQDVPSDSNEDKSGMSAYFETSALKPDEGSKGVQAEGYYELSTAGEEKKVLGSSSPTVPSPLEINYSMLAQTQSVEEKSDTMGDQKETLPALDRSNECRLSPGKLALDQRSYSLNITIGSMDPSGHGRPRNFSPLATDIMSFTSGSLEESANYLPITIPSVEKEPPPFHPLILETAASVTSDSSSPPHNTATETPGEKTSPQGSESPESPFPPKYYYKNGTVMAPDLPEMLDLAGSRSRLASENTDPEIMRRKSVPVDAQVLGSDSLANLVLGDQSQNQSLAKSESQLEELGYCVFSEYSGPMPSPADLHSPIDSPPQRFTPMALEEKMAEEKLKIDARDKLAEDDKTSQLAESAGSKEKEETKQMGQEDSASEEKDNKKISHENASMENQKDKPASAVKSAESFVTPTVTVTLEEEEKLGDNGPETDAEMAAYERQIRRLEMEDRPLSMEEERELQELREKVKDKFLVHQEAYEEVDAEDVYQLTGVAKDRIGRPIRPSPASSVESTTEEDNVSVTETEKPKQTEGQTTPKKVDIMVMSPSVSVGGLSTTEEDKVLVTETEKPKQTGGQTTPTKLDVMATSPSVSGDGVSTTEEDTVPVMETEKPKQNGGQTTPTKLDVMATSPSVSGDGVSTTEEDTVPVMETEKPKQNGGQTTPTKVDIMVTSPSVSGDGVSTTEEEKVPVMEIEKPKQNGGQTTPTKVDIMVTSPSVSGHCVSTTEEEKVPVMEIEKPKQTGGQTTPTKVDIMVTSPSVSVGGSSTTEEDNVLVMETEKPKQTGGQTTPTKLDVMVTSPSVSGGVVSTTEEDKVPVPEIEKPKQNGGQTTPTKVDIMVTSPSVSCDGVSTTEEEKVSVTEIEKPKQNGGQTTPTKIDVMTMSPTVSGGGVSTTEEDNEKVSKEELKEQVVEVKERTMEENKKVEGEEEDTEQAVEPDEIMIKIKPSMPVEKEEKVEKDRMTNKEEEEEEDSEVLAGAGAALIDVPEPRAAIESVVTVEDDFITVVQTIDEGEEPGHSVRFSTPPEPETPEEEEEESQEVEIMEAASLEEVGDVSEEVLEKEVQASPEKEVQLETEGQTESYDRDETTMDDSILDSSWVDTQDLSTVDVDDDMIMAAEQIEPLRADRVPAPPVKKYKTLQQQKQEKQPVKPKAKSGRVRGREGCVSTPERKPVRKETVCIPREDIKKKKAVNKKTDLTKKAETRSSPSRKSVLKPTAVRHPSPAQPQPHPCARRKPTVGVPEGRRPLSVARQSRDRASSPPLTKIPTCKTRVVALLPPRPNSSCSSHTKKNLLGEVELDRPRPSSGGPRDSTTLPRLIYLDGGSQSPKRSSLPRPASVPRPASILSRRTHHQPHEQEESSTSITSSGSTAPRRPTSFSTEVRAEHRTGRAPSWTGTQSMRSRSLCTTTRTPGSTAISPGTPPSYSYSCRTPGTPLTPGTPRSRSLLQEKKVALLRTPPKSPATTPKQLRILNQPLPDLKNIKSKIGSTDNIKYQPKGGQIQILNKKLDFSHVQSKCGSKDNMKHSPRGGHVQIQTKKIDLSHVTSKCGSLDNIRHRPGGGNVRIESVKLDFKDKAQPKVGSLDNAHHTPGGGHIMIESHKLLFRDMAKARVDHGAEIIVTQSPVMGMSGTVSPHRDSHLSSSGSINLLESPQLATLAEDVTAALASRACERLDPPSPGTRSLDLPPASSPPQLRTPSPCLQSTPAPDTFPLPPVHPSSGHLPPASSPPQLRTPSPCLQSTPAPDTFPLPPVHPSSGHLPPASSPEPLNLPQVQPDPKPWTPSLASSPAQVPSS is encoded by the exons AGACCGTCGAGGCTCTTACAGACACattcgaggaggaggaggaggaggaagaggtgttggaggaggagatggaagggGCAGCAGCAGAAATCGCAGCAGCTCTTGAGGAGCTGTGGAGTGGGGATGAgcctgagctggacagccccCCAGCCGAGCCCTTAGAGCAGGCAGTGGCCATAGGCGAGGCCCATACTGTGCCACCCATACAGGCCGAGGCAGCTAGTGCCGCCCCAGAAGGCCCTaatgggagggtggaggaggaagaggtggcagaggctgagggggaggaggagagtccTGAGgaag CCTTGAAGATGGACACGGACAAACCAGACAGCGAGAGGAGTGGATCCCTCAGCCCAGACTTCACTGAACAAGAGAGTCCAGCTTTCCTCAGCAGGGACCACACAGCAGCACCCCTGATCCCCAAAACAGACATggcttccccttccccttctctGTCCCCTTTACCTTCAAACAGCCAGAGCCAAGCCAAAGAGCTTAGCAAAATGTCTATACTGGATGAACCTAAAACAGTCTCAGAGAAGCAGCCGTCAGTGGAAGTTCTTGAGTCCACTAACCTCACGTCGGATTCAGGGTCTGGGTTCACTACAGCTAGAGACCAAGGTCAAGGACAAGATGTGCCATCTGACTCTAACGAAGACAAATCGGGCATGTCAGCTTATTTCGAGACTTCGGCCCTGAAGCCAGACGAGGGATCCAAGGGGGTTCAAGCAGAAGGTTATTATGAACTGAGTAccgcaggagaagagaagaaggtcTTAGGGAGCAGTTCCCCAACAGTTCCGTCACCCCTTGAGATCAACTACAGCATGCTGGCACAAACACAGTCAGTGGAAGAGAAATCAGACACGATGGGAGATCAAAAGGAGACCTTACCGGCCCTGGACAGGAGTAACGAATGTAGGCTGTCTCCTGGGAAGCTGGCCCTGGATCAAAGAAGCTACTCTCTCAATATAACGATTGGATCGATGGATCCCAGTGGTCATGGACGACCTAGAAACTTCTCCCCACTGGCCACGGATATCATGTCTTTTACCAGCGGCAGTCTGGAGGAGTCTGCCAACTATCTCCCAATCACCATCCCATCTGTGGAGAAGGAGCCACCACCCTTCCATCCCCTGATCCTGGAGACGGCAGCCTCAGTCACGTCCGACTCTTCATCTCCTCCCcacaacacagcaacagagacCCCCGGTGAAAAGACCAGTCCCCAGGGGTCAGAGTCCCCAGAATCTCCCTTCCCACCCAAATACTACTACAAAAACGGGACAGTCATGGCTCCTGACCTACCTGAAATGCTGGACCTTGCGGGCAGCAGGTCTAGACTGGCTTCTGAGAACACTGACCCTGAGATCATGAGGAGGAAGTCTGTCCCTGTGGACGCCCAAGTCCTTGGCAGCGACTCTCTGGCTAACCTGGTTCTGGGGGACCAGAGCCAGAACCAGAGTCTTGCCAAGAGTGAGAGCCAGCTGGAGGAGTTGGGTTACTGTGTGTTCAGTGAGTACTCAGGGCCCATGCCTTCCCCTGCTGACCTCCATAGTCCCATTGACTCCCCGCCCCAGCGCTTTACCCCTATGGCTCTGGAGGAAAAGATGGCGGAGGAGAAACTGAAAATCGATGCCAGAGACAAACTAGCCGAAGACGACAAGACCAGTCAGTTAGCTGAGAGCGCCGGTTCCAAAGAAAAAGAAGAAACCAAACAAATGGGACAGGAGGATTCAGCTTCAGAGGAAAAAGACAACAAAAAGATCAGCCATGAAAATGCTTCCATGGAAAACCAAAAAGACAAACCAGCTTCAGCTGTGAAGTCAGCCGAGTCCTTTGTAACTCCTACAGTGACGGTTAccctggaagaggaggagaagctAGGAGACAACGGACCCGAGACAGATGCTGAGATGGCTGCCTATGAGAGGCAGATCCGCCGGCTGGAGATGGAGGACAGGCCCCTGAGCATGGAGGAGGAGCGGGAGCTGCAGGAGCTCAGGGAGAAGGTGAAGGACAAGTTCCTGGTGCACCAGGAGGCATACGAGGAGGTGGATGCTGAAGACGTCTACCAACTGACTGGAGTTGCCAAGGACAGGATCGGCAGGCCCATTAGGCCCTCCCCAGCCTCCTCTGTGGAGAGTACCACAGAAGAAGACAATGTTTCAGTTACGGAGACAGAGAAACCTAAACAGACGGAAGGTCAGACAACACCAAAGAAGGTTGACATCATGGTGATGTCTCCATCTGTGTCAGTTGGTGGtttgagcaccacagaagaggaCAAGGTTTtagttacagagacagagaaacctaAGCAGACAGGAG GTCAGACAACACCAACAAAGCTTGACGTCATGGCAACGTCTCCATCTGTGTCAGGTGATGGTGtgagcaccacagaagaagaTACAGTTCCTGTTATGGAGACAGAGAAACCTAAACAGAATGGAGGTCAGACAACACCAACAAAGCTTGACGTCATGGCAACGTCTCCATCTGTGTCAGGTGATGGTGtgagcaccacagaagaagaTACAGTTCCTGTTATGGAGACAGAGAAACCTAAACAGAATGGAGGTCAGACAACGCCAACGAAGGTTGACATCATGGTGACTTCTCCATCTGTGTCAGGTGATGGTGtgagcaccacagaagaagaaAAGGTTCCAGTTATGGAAATAGAGAAACCTAAACAGAATGGAGGTCAGACAACGCCAACCAAGGTTGACATCATGGTAACTTCTCCATCTGTGTCAGGTCATTGTGtgagcaccacagaagaagaaAAGGTTCCAGTTATGGAAATAGAGAAACCTAAACAGACGGGAGGTCAGACCACACCAACCAAGGTTGACATCATGGTGACTTCTCCATCTGTGTCAGTTGGTGGTTCGAGCACCACAGAAGAGGACAATGTTTTAGTTATGGAGACAGAGAAACCTAAACAGACGGGAGGTCAGACAACACCAACAAAGCTTGACGTCATGGTGACGTCTCCCTCTGTGTCAGGTGGTGTTGtgagcaccacagaagaagaCAAGGTTCCAGTTCCGGAAATAGAGAAACCTAAACAGAATGGAGGTCAGACAACACCAACCAAGGTTGACATCATGGTGACTTCTCCATCTGTGTCATGTGATGGTGtgagcaccacagaagaagaaAAGGTTTCAGTTACGGAAATAGAGAAACCTAAACAGAATGGAGGTCAGACAACGCCAACAAAGATTGACGTCATGACGATGTCTCCAACTGTGTCAGGTGGTGGTGtgagcaccacagaagaagaCAATGAGAAAGTTAGCAAAGAGGAGCTGAAGGAGCAGGTTGTAGAGGTCAAAGAGAGGACCATGGAAGAAAATAaaaaggtagagggggaggaagaggatacAGAGCAGGCAGTGGAACCAGATGAAATCATGATAAAGATAAAACCATCAATGCctgtagagaaagaagagaaggttGAGAAGGATAGAATGACaaacaaggaggaagaggaggaggaagatagtgaagTTCTGGCAGGGGCAGGAGCAGCGTTGATTGATGTTCCAGAACCCAGAGCTGCCATAGAGTCAGTGGTGACTGTAGAAGATGACTTCATCACTGTAGTCCAGACCATCGACGAGGGTGAGGAGCCAGGACACAGCGTGCGTTTTTCCACTCCGCCCGAGCCTGAGacaccagaggaggaggaggaggagtcccAGGAGGTGGAGATCATGGAGGCAGCTAGTCTAGAGGAGGTGGGGGATGTCTCAGAGGAGGTCCTTGAGAAGGAGGTGCAGGCCTCCCCAGAGAAGGAGGTGCAGTTGGAGAccgagggacagacagagagctacGACAGAGACGAGACCACCATGGACGACTCCATCCTAGACAGCTCTTGGGTCGATACTCAAG ATCTCTCCACTGTAGATGTGGATGATGACATGATCATGGCTGCCGAGCAGATCGAGCCTCTGAGAGCCGACCGGGTCCCAGCCCCACCAGTCAAGAAGTACAAGACTCTCCAGCAGCAGAAGCAGGAAAAGCAGCCAGTGAAGCCCAAGGCTAAAAGTGGGCGTGTGAGGGGGCGCGAGGGGTGCGTCTCCACCCCTGAACGGAAACCCGTCCGCAAGGAGACTGTCTGTATCCCCAGGGAAGACATCAAGAAGAAAAAAG CCGTGAACAAGAAGACTGATCTGACTAAGAAAGCAGAGACGCGCTCCTCTCCATCCCGGAAGAGTGTGTTAAAGCCTACTGCGGTCCGACACCCAAGTCCcgcccagccccaaccccacccCTGTGCTAGGAGGAAACCTACAG tGGGTGTACCAGAAGGTCGTCGGCCCCTCAGTGTAGCTAGACAGTCTCGGGACAGAGCCTCA TCACCACCATTAACAAAGATCCCCACCTGTAAAACGCGAGTGGTCGCCCTCCTGCCCCCCCGCCCTAACTCATCCTGCTCCTCCCACACTAAAAAGAACTTGCTGGGGGAGGTGGAGCTTGATAGGCCCCGCCCCTCCTCAGGTGGGCCTCGTGACTCTACCACACTACCCAGACTGATATACCTG gaTGGCGGTTCGCAGAGCCCAAAAAGGTCGTCCCTGCCCCGGCCTGCCTCTGTCCCGCGGCCTGCCTCTATCCTCAGCCGGCGTACCCACCACCAACCACATGAACAGGAGGAGAGCTCCACCTCTATCACCAGCTCCGGCTCTACCGCACCCCGTAGACCCACGT caTTCAGTACAGAGGTCAGGGCGGAGCATAGGACAGGACGCGCCCCTAGTTGGACAG GCACACAGTCGATGCGTTCCCGTTCGCTGTGCACCACAACCCGCACCCCAGGGTCCACAGCCATCTCCCCTGGGACTCCTCCCAGCTACAGCTACTCCTGCCGCACACCTGGGACTCCTCTCACCCCTGGCACACCCCGTTCTCGAAGCCTGCTGCAGGAGAAGAAG GTGGCTCTGCTCCGCACCCCTCCCAAGTCACCTGCTACCACTCCCAAACAGCTCCGCATCCTTAACCAGCCCCTTCCCGACCTCAAGAACATCAAGTCCAAGATCGGCTCCACAGACAACATCAAGTACCAGCCCAAGGGGGGACAG ATTCAGATTTTAAACAAGAAGCTGGACTTCAGTCACGTACAGTCAAAATGCGGATCCAAGGATAACATGAAGCATTCTCCTCGTGGAGGCCAT GTGCAGATTCAGACCAAGAAGATTGACCTGAGTCACGTGACCTCCAAGTGTGGATCGCTGGACAACATCCGACACCGTCCAG GGGGAGGTAACGTGCGCATAGAGAGTGTGAAGCTGGACTTTAAAGACAAGGCCCAGCCCAAGGTGGGTTCCCTGGATAATGCACACCACACCCCTGGTGGAGGCCACATTATG ATCGAAAGCCACAAGCTGTTGTTCCGTGATATGGCCAAGGCCCGGGTGGACCACGGGGCGGAGATCATTGTGACCCAGTCTCCGGTTATGGGCATGTCAGGGACTGTGTCCCCCCACCGCGACAGCCACCTGTCCTCCTCTGGCAGCATCAACTTGTTGGAGTCTCCACAGCTAGCCACTCTAGCTGAAGACGTCACCGCCGCCCTGGCCAGCAGGGCTTGTGAGCGGCTTGACCCCCCCAGCCCAG GCACCAGATCTCTTGACCTTccccctgcctccagtccaccccAGCTCCGGACACCTTccccctgcctccagtccaccccAGCTCCGGACACCTTccccctgcctccagtccaccccAGCTCCGGACACCTTccccctgcctccagtccaccccAGCTCCGGACACCTTccccctgcctccagtccaccccAGCTCCGGACACCTTccccctgcctccagtccaccccAGCTCCGGACACCTTCCCCCTGCCTCCAGTCCTGAACCCCTCAACTTGCCTCAAGTTCAACCTGACCCCAAGCCTTGGACTCCCTCACTTGCTTCTAGTCCAGCCCAAGTTCCCTCATCATGA